The sequence TCTCCATGTACACGAGTATAAACAGTATAAACAAGGGAAAATAGACAAGTTGTTTCCCTTCCGTAAAAAAGATCATAAATAATCGTGTAGGGAATTTTAAAGGTTTACTATAAAAATTAAACATCACTGTCTGTCTATGCCAGTTACAGTATCATAGGAGATAACGTATCAATAACATTCCCTCAGtgaaatttaaaggtcccatattgtaaaaagtgagattttcaggtcttttacattataaagcaggtttaagtgatatataaatactgttaaactatcaaaatgctcaatatacgaagaaatacacacagcccgtattcagaaattgtgcatttgaaacaagccgtttggatttctgtccatttgtgatgtcacaaatatacaatatttagaccattacatggttttaaacctaaacattctaaatgtgtccaagtttatttcctgttgcagtgtacgttaatgacatcagctgacaggaagtaaatatggacccaaactgttgcctagcaacgcaattccattgcaattccattgaaatgcactaaaacggagcatttcagacagagtgtaaatacaggtatattcaggcagacagtatgaggaaaataatgtggggttttttttaacactaaagcatgtaaacatgttctattagaaacacaaaatacaagtatgaacctgaaaatgagcacaatatgggacctttaatttcgGGCATATAGTCCatagaagaaaacaataaagatttGATAAATtatccaaataaataaataaaatctatcTATACCAAATTTGTAATGATGGGATATTTAAGATTGTTTTATGAACAAAAGTTAATGTAAGTctgaacaataaatatataatataattcaacTTCTgtctgtatagatagatagatagatagatagatagatagatagatagatagatagatagatagtaactttataaatcccgagggaaattgaagtttccagcatcacagttccatagtgcaaaacatgtagtaaaaaagttagtcgtgcaaagtacaaagtacaaaaaaagatataaaaatacaaggagatgaagaaaactgttaaaactgaatatagtgcagggtaacagcggtgatacacgactattaaaaaaaaagtgaatatagtgcagaagagactgttaaaaatgagtatagtgcattataatTATCTAGTGTCTTATTTATCCCAAAGATTGTGGGGAATTTTGACTAAGTGATGTTTTGTGCTACTGTTATGTCCTGGTTTCCTTTTctaaatcaacttttttttaaaggaatttcCCTAAATTGAGAAATGTTACAAGTGATCTGGCTATAATCAGatgttcttacttgtatttcaTGGTTATAGTTCTTCAAAATGTGTGACATTACCTTATTTTCAGTCTCTCATAagctattataataataatataataatacatttatttatatagatagatagatagatagatagatagatagatagatagatagttagatagttagatagatagatagatggtaactttattgatctcgagggaaattcaagtttccagcatcacagttccatagtgcaaaacatgttagtaaaaaggcagtaaaaaagttagtagtgcaaataatattatattatacagtatattgtaacTACTCGTTTGATGAAAAACAGAAGCACTTGAACTCGTCttttttgtaaaacacaaaatacggAGCATTTGAGGAGTCCATGAACACAACATCTGATTTTTAGCCGCAGTGCATTTTGGGTCTTGAAGTCCGCTGTAAGGCTTTCACTACCTGGAGAGCTTGACAAAGAACAGCATTTCCCATGGTGCCTCTGTCACTTCCGTTGAACTATACACACCCACTTTGACCTGACGCACTGATAGCACGCAAACACACAACTTCTGATAATGTTTTGAGTTAAGTACACATTAAGTTATCAACGCAGAGAGAAAAGAGCGGTAATATCTCATACAAATGGCCTTCACAGTCTTCTACTCGGTGAACAAAACGGCTCAAATCACCGCGAGGCGATGTTTGATGTCACATTTAAAGGGGGTTGCCAGTTCAGGACGGTCACAGGTACAGTTATCCTGCATTCACAGCCCGCCGCCGTCGGTGACTACGAGATGGTTTTCCAGGGGCTCCGGTGTTCGGTTCATGTCCCACGGGACCGCAGGCAGATCCGGAGCCGGGCGGACCAGAAGAGGAGCTCTGGTGCTCACTGGAGCCGCAGTAACAGCGGCAGTAGTAGCAGGGTTTCTAGGCAACCACTTCCAGCGCGCTGACATGGCAACGAAAGTCtcccagcaggaggagaagagagagcacCAAGAGGGGGATATCCTGGAGAGATGCAGGGGCTTCATGTCTCCTCCGGTGACCGACATCGGTGTGCTGCAGGCGAGGAAAGAGGAGATGCGTACGAGGATGGAGATGCTGATCATGGAGACGCAGGCCGACTTCTGCAACGCACTGCAGGAGGTGGACGGTGGGACTTTCAAGGTGGACCGGTGGCAGAGGAATGAAGGTGAGATCAGCTGAGATGATTTAATGTAAACTCCAAGATTTTGATTCCCtctctgaccaaaataaaatacaacatctacttCTATCgccatagaagctgcaggatatgtcagtgcatgtcacagcctttaagagacaaccacaacaacaacacataatagatgtaactcacactctgccttttatttactctacttcatgttttttttgttggtttttacatttatcctttgatattgcaatatattgttattaattgttattaattgttttttggaCCGGTGGCAGAGGAATGAAGGTGAGATCACCTGAGAGGATTAAATGTACTCCAAGATTTTGATTCCCTCTTTGACCAAAATAAATCTACCTGGAGGAAATAGTGTCATCgccatagaagctgcaggatatgtcagtgcatgtcacagcctataagagacaaccacaacaacatatattgttattaattgttttttatttgtttgtttgttttattgacacaacaaacattaattacttctttattgttttcttccatttacatgcatgttctttttaaatatctatatattgtaatttgcttaatgaattatatatatgtatatatgtttttgtttttattttgttcttgttttatttttatttattattgaattgacgctttggcaatattgttcacctgacagtcatgccaataaaacacatttaattgaattgaattggtgATGAAACTGCAGATCCATGTTCCTCCTTTTAAGGTATGCATGAGATTCTTGAAGTATTGGGAGCTTCAAGTGTGCTGCATGTTTATTGTGCTGAAAGCAACATGGTTACAGATGCATACAAGAAACGCAGCCTTAAAATAAGATAtacctttattagtcccgcagtggggaaatttgcagtgtacagcagcaaaggggatagtgcaaaaaacaagatgcatcagctaacacagtaaacaaaaaaagagctaaacaaagtgtaacaaaatatgaaccatttaaatagaaggaagtataaataAAGGAGCAGTAtttacagtattgacaataaacagactattaacaaaattgcacaagtggaaaatgatattgcacagtatgaattacacctgagtagtccTGATAGACAGTGGgtgtacagtaaagtgcagttcttgtcagtttttggtgtgtaagtggtctactgggagcagtgctggttgtggagtctgacagctgcaggaaggaaggacctgcgatagagctccttcacacacttcgGGTGGAGCAGACTGTCAccgaaggagctctccagtgctgagatggtgtcctgcatggcgcgggagtcattctccatcatggatgacagcttagccatcatcctcctctctcccaccacctccactgtgtcgagggggcatcccaggacagagctggccttCCTGATCACTCTGTCTAGTCTCTTCCTGTCCGCAGCCTTATCTTTAAAAAGCCTAATCTGTCAGGAAATGAAGCAACCAATGCCATGTCAGTCTCTTTCAATGTATTCCCCTttgcccctgtgtgtgtgtgtgtcaggtggcGGAGGAATCAGCTGTGTGATGCAAGATGGAAAGGTGTTTGAGAAGGCAGGGGTCAACGTGTCAGTGGTGTTTGGAAACCTGACCGAGGAGGCCGCCAGGCAGATGAGGAGTAGAGGGAAAGTCCTCAAAGGGAAAGATGGTACGTTCTGTTAACTTGATATGTGTATGCAGAGGTAGCCTACATTCAGAGTAACATGTAATGGATGAAGTTTCACGTCATGCTCTGTTTTCCTCTCAGGTAAGCTGCCATTTTGTGCCATGGGTGTGAGCTCTGTCATCCACCCCAAGAATCCCCACATCCCAACAGTGCACTTCAACTACAGATACTTTGAGATCGAAGAGGAAGATGGTGAGTGTCGGTCCTTGACGTCAGCTGTCGTGTCTTGGTGTCAGTGACACTATTGAGtgcatgaatgaatgatgaCCCTTGTTTCTGTCTTCCTTCCTTGCGTGTGTGTTCCAGGCACTAAACAGTGGTGGTTTGGTGGAGGCACAGACCTGACTCCAGTTTATGTTAATAAAGAAGATGCGTTTCACTTCCACAACACCCTGAAGGAGGCATGTGACAAGCACCACCCGCAGTACTACCCCGACTTTAAGAAATGGTACGCTCTGACTCGAGATTAGTCCTGCATTTGTGAAATGTCTTAGCACGTACGCATGTGTAGgtctgatttgtgtgtgtgtggattacAATGGGTGTATCCTCACTGTAGGATGATGATAAGACGAAGTCTCTGCCTAAAATCTGCAGTTGCAGAAAAACCGTTGAGCCATGGCGTTAGCTAGTGAATGACCATTAGGGATATGAAAGGGACGGGTGTGGTTTATCTGATTTGGCTTGTAGTAAGTAAAGTTTGTCAACTTAATTTGAAGTTGAATTTGTAGTGGAACAGTTA comes from Sebastes fasciatus isolate fSebFas1 chromosome 5, fSebFas1.pri, whole genome shotgun sequence and encodes:
- the cpox gene encoding oxygen-dependent coproporphyrinogen-III oxidase, mitochondrial is translated as MAFTVFYSVNKTAQITARRCLMSHLKGVASSGRSQVQLSCIHSPPPSVTTRWFSRGSGVRFMSHGTAGRSGAGRTRRGALVLTGAAVTAAVVAGFLGNHFQRADMATKVSQQEEKREHQEGDILERCRGFMSPPVTDIGVLQARKEEMRTRMEMLIMETQADFCNALQEVDGGTFKVDRWQRNEGGGGISCVMQDGKVFEKAGVNVSVVFGNLTEEAARQMRSRGKVLKGKDGKLPFCAMGVSSVIHPKNPHIPTVHFNYRYFEIEEEDGTKQWWFGGGTDLTPVYVNKEDAFHFHNTLKEACDKHHPQYYPDFKKWCDRYFYIRHRGETRGLGGIFFDDLDSPSQEEAFSFVKSCARTVVPCYLPIVYKHLNDSVTDAEKDWQQVRRGRYVEFNLVYDRGVKFGLATPGSRIESILMSLPLTARWEYMHEPAKGTLEAEMLEALRNPKEWV